From a region of the Streptomyces venezuelae genome:
- a CDS encoding TetR/AcrR family transcriptional regulator — MSSSVQRKRIRKSPEARRAEIVDTAAAVALAEGLECLTLRRIAEELAVRPGLISHYFPSVEDLVAEAFGTAAGAELEVLLPGAEGPPGADKDADKDGDGDGDGPTPAGRLARFFARTSGEDYDAISRLWINARHLSRYRPLLRDRVAEQEAAWRGRLHDLIREGAACGEFRTEDPYVTAIQILVVLDGLGAHANTEDRGRPEAVTRMAVTTAERELGLPRGALTVEA, encoded by the coding sequence CCCGAGGCCCGCCGGGCCGAGATCGTCGACACGGCCGCAGCCGTCGCCCTGGCCGAAGGGCTCGAATGCCTCACGCTGCGCCGGATCGCCGAAGAACTGGCTGTCCGGCCGGGTCTGATCAGCCACTACTTCCCCTCCGTGGAGGACCTCGTCGCCGAGGCGTTCGGGACGGCCGCCGGAGCCGAACTGGAGGTCCTGCTGCCCGGAGCCGAAGGCCCGCCCGGCGCGGACAAGGACGCGGACAAGGACGGGGACGGGGACGGGGACGGCCCGACTCCGGCCGGGCGGCTGGCGCGGTTCTTCGCCCGCACGTCCGGCGAGGACTACGACGCGATCAGCCGGCTCTGGATCAACGCCCGCCACCTCAGCCGCTACCGGCCCCTCCTGCGCGACCGGGTCGCCGAACAGGAGGCTGCCTGGCGCGGCCGCCTGCACGACCTGATCCGGGAAGGCGCCGCGTGCGGCGAGTTCCGCACGGAGGACCCGTACGTGACCGCCATCCAGATCCTCGTCGTCCTCGACGGCCTCGGCGCCCACGCCAACACCGAGGACCGCGGCCGCCCCGAGGCGGTGACCCGGATGGCGGTCACCACCGCGGAACGCGAACTCGGCCTGCCCCGCGGCGCCCTCACCGTCGAAGCCTGA
- a CDS encoding amidohydrolase has protein sequence MRTPLVLLNARLLDPATGAFLPDTALAASGGRITALGDDSRVRALADASATVVDLKGAVVTPGLVDGHIHPVSGAELTHGLDLSGCTDLAQVRETLAAGVRDLAPGAWLTGWGLDPNAFGDRPVGTAPFDSVLDGVPATLLLFDAHSMLASRRALELAGIDGPRTFGQASAEVVCDTDGRPTGLLLEDAACELVERIAPRPTREERRDRLAAALRRMAAAGLTGGHAMDANGDSLAFYAELDEAGRLPLRLRVAPWCQPGTDADALRALIAGQGAGGRLWRTEGVKMFMDGTIDNGTAWLEHPDRNGESTHAFWPDPEVYTAIVGEFHRAGVPTATHAIGDAAVRHVLDAVARAQASGGPGPRVRHRVEHIETVPDDTLRRFAELDVIASVQPTHCCDFTRADHTDNWSRRLGEERAARAWRCRDLWDSGATVVLGSDWPIAPYPPLGVMAGARHRRPGRDLTQAPHGPEQALTALQALQGMTVNAARAAGEEHLAGRIAPGYRADLTVLADDPLTVPATELPDLPVLLTAVDGGVTHRDPGL, from the coding sequence GTGCGCACCCCGCTCGTCCTGCTCAACGCCCGCCTGCTCGACCCGGCCACAGGCGCCTTCCTGCCGGACACCGCCCTGGCCGCGTCCGGCGGGCGGATCACCGCACTGGGCGACGACAGCCGCGTCCGGGCGCTCGCCGACGCCTCGGCCACGGTGGTCGACCTCAAGGGGGCGGTCGTGACCCCCGGGCTGGTCGACGGCCACATCCACCCCGTCTCCGGCGCCGAACTGACCCACGGACTGGACCTGTCGGGCTGCACCGACCTGGCACAGGTACGCGAGACACTCGCCGCCGGCGTACGCGACCTCGCGCCCGGTGCCTGGCTGACCGGCTGGGGCCTGGACCCGAACGCCTTCGGGGACCGGCCCGTCGGGACCGCCCCCTTCGACTCCGTACTCGACGGAGTGCCCGCCACCCTCCTCCTCTTCGACGCCCACTCCATGCTGGCCAGCCGGCGCGCCCTCGAACTCGCGGGCATCGACGGGCCCCGGACCTTCGGCCAGGCCTCCGCCGAAGTGGTCTGCGACACCGACGGCCGGCCCACCGGCCTGCTCCTGGAGGACGCCGCCTGCGAACTCGTCGAACGCATCGCCCCGCGGCCCACCCGCGAGGAGCGCCGCGACCGGCTCGCCGCCGCCCTGCGAAGGATGGCCGCCGCCGGGCTGACCGGCGGCCACGCCATGGACGCGAACGGGGACAGCCTCGCCTTCTACGCCGAACTCGACGAGGCCGGACGACTGCCGCTGCGCCTGCGCGTCGCACCCTGGTGCCAGCCGGGCACCGACGCCGACGCCCTCCGCGCGCTCATCGCCGGGCAGGGTGCCGGCGGCAGGCTCTGGCGAACCGAGGGCGTGAAGATGTTCATGGACGGCACGATCGACAACGGCACCGCCTGGCTCGAACACCCGGACCGCAACGGCGAGTCCACCCACGCCTTCTGGCCCGACCCCGAGGTCTACACGGCGATCGTCGGAGAGTTCCACCGCGCCGGGGTGCCCACCGCCACCCACGCCATCGGTGACGCCGCCGTACGGCACGTGCTCGACGCCGTCGCCCGGGCCCAGGCCTCCGGCGGGCCCGGGCCCCGGGTGCGCCACCGGGTCGAGCACATCGAGACGGTCCCCGACGACACCCTGCGGCGCTTCGCCGAGCTCGACGTCATCGCCTCCGTACAGCCCACCCACTGCTGCGACTTCACCCGCGCCGACCACACCGACAACTGGTCCCGCCGACTCGGCGAGGAGCGGGCCGCACGAGCCTGGCGCTGCCGCGACCTGTGGGACTCGGGAGCCACCGTGGTCCTCGGATCGGACTGGCCGATCGCCCCGTACCCGCCGCTCGGCGTCATGGCGGGAGCCCGCCACCGCCGCCCCGGCCGCGACCTCACCCAGGCCCCGCACGGCCCCGAGCAGGCCCTCACCGCGCTCCAGGCCCTCCAGGGCATGACCGTAAACGCCGCCCGTGCGGCGGGCGAGGAGCACCTGGCGGGCCGGATCGCCCCCGGGTACCGCGCCGACCTGACGGTACTGGCCGACGACCCGCTCACCGTCCCCGCCACCGAACTGCCGGACCTGCCCGTCCTCCTCACCGCCGTCGACGGCGGCGTGACCCACCGCGATCCGGGCCTGTGA